The Arachis hypogaea cultivar Tifrunner chromosome 16, arahy.Tifrunner.gnm2.J5K5, whole genome shotgun sequence genome contains a region encoding:
- the LOC112754332 gene encoding protein WHAT'S THIS FACTOR 9, mitochondrial — protein sequence MFRTLFGDVRNYGLLRKGYIYQQRFSLVNVKLKWVKDRKLDAAVAGQRDLKAVEILVSIIASSSECCLPIYRLNPHRGQLGLPIDLKLSTFIRRYPTIFVESNFLDSGGTPVPSFGLSPQALKLHHKQVNILERDQLELRDRLCRLLMLTRDRILPLQTIDQLKWDLGLPNDYPSSFVPNHPDRFSLVRLPDNRVGLKLLFWDDKLAVPEILKNASLQQDQEDIKNGTLAFPVSFTRGFGFRRKCMEWLKEWQKLPYTSPYTNASHLDPRTDESEKRVVGVFHELLHLTLHKQTERKNVSNLRKPLALPQKFTKAFERHPGIFYLSNKSDTQTVILREAYNGRELIQKHPLVRVREKLANLLKKGLHDKSRGYTRDIDESDSDIETEMDEYDSDGFPIITKEGWGRVPWGG from the coding sequence ATGTTTCGGACTTTATTTGGGGATGTAAGAAACTATGGTTTACTTCGAAAGGGATATATTTACCAGCAAAGGTTTAGCCTTGTGAATGTTAAGTTGAAATGGGTGAAAGATCGAAAACTGGATGCCGCTGTAGCTGGTCAGAGAGATCTTAAGGCGGTTGAGATCCTTGTTTCCATCATTGCCTCGTCTTCCGAATGTTGCCTTCCCATATATCGTCTTAATCCCCATCGCGGACAACTGGGTCTTCCTATTGATCTTAAGCTCTCTACCTTTATCAGAAGATATCCTACTATTTTTGTGGAGTCCAATTTTCTTGACAGTGGAGGCACTCCTGTTCCAAGTTTCGGCTTGAGTCCTCAAGCCTTGAAGCTTCACCATAAGCAAGTTAACATCCTTGAGCGTGATCAGTTGGAACTCAGGGATAGGCTATGCAGATTGCTTATGCTAACAAGAGACAGGATCCTTCCACTACAAACTATTGATCAATTAAAATGGGACTTGGGTTTGCCCAATGATTACCCGAGTTCTTTTGTTCCGAATCACCCTGATCGGTTCTCTCTTGTTCGCCTCCCTGATAATCGTGTTGGCTTGAAGTTGTTGTTTTGGGATGACAAGCTCGCTGTCCCGGAGATACTGAAGAATGCTTCTTTACAACAAGATCAAGAAGACATAAAAAATGGAACCTTAGCCTTTCCGGTTAGTTTCACAAGGGGTTTTGGTTTCAGAAGAAAATGCATGGAGTGGTTGAAAGAGTGGCAGAAACTCCCCTATACTTCACCTTACACTAATGCCTCACATTTGGATCCTCGTACCGATGAATCCGAGAAGAGGGTCGTCGGAGTCTTCCATGAGCTCCTTCATCTCACCCTTCATAAACAAACCGAACGCAAGAATGTCAGCAACTTGCGCAAACCCTTAGCGCTTCCTCAGAAATTCACCAAAGCATTTGAACGTCATCCTGGTATTTTTTACCTTTCCAATAAGAGTGACACGCAAACGGTGATTCTTAGAGAGGCCTACAATGGTAGGGAACTCATACAGAAGCATCCCCTTGTGAGAGTCAGAGAGAAACTTGCAAATTTATTGAAGAAGGGGTTACATGATAAGAGTAGGGGTTACACAAGAGATATAGATGAGTCAGACTCAGACATAGAGACTGAAATGGATGAATATGATTCAGATGGCTTCCCCATAATCACTAAAGAGGGGTGGGGCCGTGTCCCGTGGGGCGGGTAG
- the LOC112754334 gene encoding protein ACCUMULATION AND REPLICATION OF CHLOROPLASTS 6, chloroplastic, with the protein MEANALLPRIGVGLCAPPLLHFSQRRTRLSFSSSASKWAERLISDFQFIGDSDHHYSSAAAASATLSPPRYDSPPEQRFVSIPLDFYRILGAETHFLGDGIRRAYEARFSKPPQYAFSNEALISRRQILQAACETLADPASRREYNQGLVEDEDATVFTQVPFDKVPGALCVLQEAGETELVLQIGQGLLRERLPKSFKQDVVLAMSLAYVDISRDAMAFTTPDFITACEMLERALKLLQEEGASSLAPDLQAQIDETLEEITPRCVLELLSLPLDEEHRARRDEGLQGVRNILWAVGGGGAAAIAGGFTREDFMNEAFLHMTAVEQVDLFVATPSNIPAESFEAYGVALALVAQAFVGKKPHLIQDADNLFQQLQQTKVTTMRHAASINAPKREVDFALERGLCALLVGELDQCRSWLGLDSESSPYRNSSIVEFVMENAKGDEDSDLPGLCRLLEAWLMEVVFPRFRDTKEITFKLGDYYDDPTVLRYLERLESVGHSPLAAAAAIVKIGAEATAVIGHVKDSAMNALKKVFPVGYEDKIVKTQENDGKEYFNLSESENLLISPDQDTSTGIEVSGTRKSSEISGDEIITDKIKDATVKIMCAGVVIGLVTVVGLKFIPARHGSPTIRKTTGSALASDTVNIGSSGGEELEEQLPKMDARVAEAVVRNWQNIKSQAFGPEHCLEKLPEVLDHEMLKIWSDRASEIAERGWSYNYTLEDLSIDSVTISQNGRRAVVETTLKESTHLNAVSHPQHNASSSKTYTTRYVMSCSDSGWKIVEGAVLES; encoded by the exons ATGGAAGCTAATGCTTTACTCCCTCGCATTGGCGTTGGCCTCTGCGCCCCGCCACTCCTCCACTTTTCACAACGCCGTACCCGCCTCTCTTTCTCATCCTCCGCCAGTAAATGGGCGGAGCGCCTCATCTCCGACTTCCAATTCATCGGCGACTCCGACCACCACTACTCCTCCGCCGCCGCCGCATCCGCTACTCTCAGCCCTCCGCGCTACGATTCTCCGCCTGAGCAGCGGTTCGTCTCGATTCCTCTCGACTTCTACAGAATCCTCGGCGCCGAAACGCATTTCCTTGGCGACGGTATTCGACGCGCGTACGAGGCGCGTTTCTCGAAGCCACCGCAGTATGCGTTCAGCAACGAAGCGTTAATCAGCCGCCGCCAGATTCTCCAAGCTGCTTGTGAAACCCTAGCTGACCCTGCTTCCCGCAGGGAGTACAACCAGGGACTCGTTGAAGATGAAGACGCCACCGTTTTCACTCAAGTCCCTTTCGATAAG GTTCCTGGAGCTCTCTGCGTGCTGCAGGAAGCTGGGGAGACTGAGTTGGTGCTTCAGATTGGGCAGGGCTTGCTGAGAGAGAGATTGCCCAAGTCATTTAAGCAAGATGTCGTGTTGGCCATGTCGCTCGCTTATGTTGACATCTCGAGGGATGCTATGGCCTTTACCACTCCGGATTTCATTACTGCATGTGAGATGCTTGAGAGGGCATTGAAACTTTTGCAG GAAGAAGGAGCAAGCAGCCTAGCACCAGATTTACAAGCACAAATCGATGAGACACTGGAGGAGATAACCCCACGTTGTGTTTTGGAACTTCTATCCTTGCCCCTTGATGAAGAACATCGAGCACGAAGGGATGAAGGTCTGCAGGGTGTCCGCAACATTTTGTGGGCTGTTGGAGGAGGTGGTGCGGCAGCAATTGCTGGGGGTTTCACACGTGAGGACTTCATGAATGAGGCTTTTTTACATATGACAGCAGTTGAACAG GTTGATCTTTTTGtggccacaccaagtaatatACCAGCTGAAAGTTTTGAAGCGTATGGGGTGGCACTTGCGCTCGTTGCTCAAGCCTTTGTAGGTAAAAAGCCACATCTTATCCAAGATGCGGATAACTTATTCCAACAACTTCAACAAACAAAGGTAACAACTATGAGACATGCTGCCTCTATTAATGCTCCAAAGAGAGAGGTTGATTTTGCTTTAGAAAGGGGCCTCTGTGCATTGCTTGTTGGGGAGCTAGATCAGTGTCGATCATGGTTGGGACTAGACAGTGAGAGCTCTCCATATAGAAATTCATCCATTGTAGAATTTGTAATGGAAAATGCCAAGGGTGATGAAGACAGTGATCTTCCTGGACTCTGCAGATTGTTAGAGGCATGGTTGATGGAAGTAGTTTTTCCGAGATTCAGAGATACTAAAGAGATAACATTCAAGCTTGGAGATTACTATGATGACCCTACAGTGCTCAGGTATCTAGAGAGGCTGGAGAGTGTTGGGCATTCACCCTTGGCTGCTGCAGCAGCCATAGTGAAAATCGGAGCTGAGGCTACTGCTGTTATTGGTCATGTCAAGGATAGTGCAATGAATGCATTGAAGAAGGTGTTTCCTGTTGGTTATGAAGATAAAATTGTGAAAACTCAAGAGAATGACGGGAAGGAATATTTCAATCTTTCTGAAAGTGAGAATCTTTTAATTTCACCGGATCAAGATACTTCGACTGGTATTGAGGTTTCTGGAACAAGAAAATCTTCTGAGATAAGTGGTGATGAGATAATTACTGACAAAATTAAAGATGCAACTGTGAAGATCATGTGTGCTGGCGTTGTGATTGGCCTCGTGACTGTGGTTGGCTTGAAGTTTATACCTGCTAGGCATGGCTCACCCACCATACGCAAGACAACTGGTTCGGCACTGGCATCAGATACTGTCAACATAG GTTCCTCGGGAGGCGAAGAATTAGAAGAGCAACTTCCGAAAATGGATGCAAGGGTTGCTGAAGCTGTGGTTCGCAATTGGCAGAACATCAAATCCCAAGCTTTTGGACCCGAACACTGCCTCGAAAAATTGCCAGAG GTACTTGATCACGAGATGTTGAAGATATGGTCCGATCGGGCATCCGAGATTGCAGAGCGCGGTTGGTCCTATAACTACACGTTGGAGGACCTCAGCATCGATAGCGTGACTATATCCCAGAATGGGCGGCGTGCGGTGGTCGAGACAACTCTCAAAGAGTCAACCCACCTCAATGCTGTAAGTCATCCGCAGCACAATGCTTCAAGCAGCAAAACCTACACAACAAGATATGTGATGTCTTGTTCAGATTCAGGTTGGAAAATCGTTGAAGGAGCTGTTCTTGAGTCATAG
- the LOC112754336 gene encoding probable 1-acylglycerol-3-phosphate O-acyltransferase — translation MNTIRSRWLSRKMAEEFGKSATATTSSTETPRFWPSLLRWIPTSTDHIINAEKRLLSLVKTPYVQEKVNIGTGPPNSRVRWFGSVSNEPRFINTVTFDSKDDAPTLVMVHGYAASQGFFFRNFDALANRFRVIAIDQLGWGGSSRPDFTCKSTEETEAWFIDSFEEWRKAKNLSNFILLGHSFGGYVASKYALKHPEHVKHLILVGPAGFSQETERITKFLSTWKGSILNQIWESNFTPQTIIRGLGPWGPDMVRRYTSARFVTHTTGEMLNETETSLLTDYVYHTLAAKASGELCLKHIFSFGAFARMPLLHRASEWKVPTTFIYGIQDWMNYEGAQEARDQMKVPCEIIRVPQAGHFVFIDNPSGFHSAVFYACRRFLSPNPDSESLPDALTSA, via the exons ATGAACACGATTCGGTCTCGTTGGTTGTCGAGAAAAATGGCCGAAGAATTTGGCAAATCAGCAACCGCAACCACTTCCTCCACCGAAACACCGCGTTTTTGGCCTTCTCTCTTACGTTGGATTCCAACTTCCACCGACCACATCATCAATGCCGAGAAGCGCCTTCTCTCTCTCGTCAA GACTCCATATGTTCAAGAAAAGGTTAATATAGGCACTGGTCCACCAAATTCTAGAGTTAGATGGTTTGGTTCAGTGAGCAATGAGCCACGGTTTATTAACACCGTTACATTTGATAGTAAAGATGATGCTCCTACCCTTGTCATGGTTCATGGATATGCAGCTTCACAGGGTTTCTTCTTTCGCAATTTCGATGCTCTAGCTAATCGATTTAGGGTCATTGCTATTGATCAACTTGG TTGGGGTGGATCTAGCAGGCCTGACTTTACATGCAAAAGCACTGAAG AAACTGAAGCATGGTTCATCGATTCTTTTGAGGAATGGAGAAAAGCCAAAAACCTGAGCAATTTTATATTGCTCGGGCATTCTTTTGGTGGTTATGTTGCTTCCAAGTATGCACTTAAG CACCCGGAGCATGTTAAGCACTTGATTTTGGTGGGACCTGCTGGTTTTTCACAAGAAACAGAGAGGATTACAAAGTTCTTATCAACATGGAAAGGATCAATTTTGAACCAGATATGGGAATCTAACTTTACACCTCAAACTATTATTAG AGGTTTAGGTCCTTGGGGTCCTGATATGGTGCGCAGGTATACAAGTGCTAGGTTTGTTACTCATACAACTGGTGAAATGCTGAATGAAACTGAAACTAGTTTGCTGACAG ATTATGTTTACCATACTCTAGCGGCTAAAGCTAGCGGTGAGCTGTGCCTCAAACATATATTTTCGTTTGGAGCATTTGCTAGGATGCCCCTTCTTCACAG GGCTTCAGAGTGGAAGGTGCCCACCACTTTCATATATGGTATCCAAGATTGGATGAATTACGAAGGTGCCCAAGAAGCGCGCGACCAGATGAAGGTTCCATGCGAAATCATTAGAGTTCCCCAG GCTGGTCATTTTGTGTTCATTGACAACCCAAGTGGCTTCCATTCAGCTGTGTTCTATGCTTGTCGTAGGTTTCTTAGTCCGAATCCCGATAGCGAGTCCCTTCCGGACGCGTTAACCTCTGCATAG